Proteins co-encoded in one Spirosoma endbachense genomic window:
- a CDS encoding pyridoxamine 5'-phosphate oxidase family protein gives MQTARTTPSRLAKRAHYDEATIHPILDEALFCTVSFAVDGQPMAIPTAFARKGDRVYIHGSVGSHFIRTIEQGGPVCISVMLTDGLVLAKSAFHHSVNYRSVVIFATAEKVTDENERMEALALITDHLIPGRWDDLRPTTSSEMRKTTVLAFSLAEASAKVRTGGPNDDPEDEGLPTWAGVIPMQTVRLTPLAAENSLGTPLPDYLQNA, from the coding sequence ATGCAAACCGCCCGCACAACACCCAGTCGTTTAGCCAAGCGTGCTCATTACGACGAAGCCACAATTCACCCCATTCTGGACGAAGCCCTTTTTTGCACAGTTAGCTTCGCCGTCGATGGTCAACCGATGGCCATTCCAACCGCATTCGCCCGAAAAGGCGACCGGGTTTATATCCACGGGTCTGTTGGCAGCCACTTCATTCGTACAATCGAACAGGGTGGTCCGGTCTGCATTTCAGTGATGTTGACGGATGGACTTGTTCTGGCCAAATCGGCGTTTCATCACTCGGTCAATTACCGTTCGGTGGTCATCTTTGCAACTGCTGAGAAAGTAACCGACGAGAACGAACGCATGGAAGCGCTGGCACTGATTACCGATCACTTGATTCCCGGTCGCTGGGACGATCTGCGCCCAACGACCAGCAGTGAAATGCGAAAAACGACCGTGCTGGCATTTTCGCTGGCCGAAGCGTCGGCCAAAGTACGCACCGGTGGCCCCAATGACGACCCTGAAGATGAGGGCCTGCCAACCTGGGCGGGTGTAATTCCAATGCAGACAGTGCGATTAACCCCGCTTGCTGCCGAAAATAGCCTAGGGACACCATTGCCTGATTATTTACAGAACGCTTGA
- a CDS encoding LysE family translocator, with product MIPANELLLFALAALGLVLSPGPNMIYLISRSITQGRRAGLVSLAGVLAGFLGHIFLVSFGLSAVFLAIPLAYDVLRWLGVGYLLYLAWEAVKPGSSSPFQTRALSHDSDWKLFRMGLLTNALNPKVALFYLSFFPQFTHPEYGSLLTQNVQLGLIQLTISGSVNMVIILSAARMASWFQARPVYIRVQKWFMASILTGLAVRMAIDKGK from the coding sequence ATGATTCCTGCCAACGAATTACTCCTTTTTGCGCTGGCTGCGCTGGGTCTCGTACTCAGCCCCGGACCGAACATGATTTACCTGATTTCCCGCTCCATCACCCAGGGACGGCGTGCAGGTTTAGTGTCGCTTGCCGGTGTCTTGGCTGGGTTTCTGGGTCATATTTTTCTGGTTTCCTTTGGGTTATCAGCCGTGTTTCTGGCAATTCCGCTGGCGTATGACGTATTACGATGGCTCGGTGTCGGCTACCTGCTCTACCTAGCCTGGGAAGCCGTTAAACCCGGCAGTTCTTCCCCCTTCCAGACGCGAGCTCTATCGCACGATTCTGACTGGAAGCTATTCCGGATGGGCCTGCTGACCAATGCGCTCAATCCGAAAGTAGCCCTGTTTTATCTATCATTTTTTCCGCAGTTTACGCACCCTGAATACGGTTCGTTACTGACTCAAAACGTTCAGTTGGGCTTGATTCAGCTAACCATTAGTGGATCAGTCAATATGGTTATCATATTATCGGCCGCCCGGATGGCCAGTTGGTTTCAGGCTCGTCCGGTTTATATTCGGGTGCAGAAATGGTTTATGGCCAGTATTCTGACAGGATTGGCTGTGCGCATGGCAATCGACAAAGGGAAATAA
- a CDS encoding FMN-binding negative transcriptional regulator, whose protein sequence is MYIPHAFQETDRPTLLQFIRDNSFALLVTTGHDGIPVATHLPIELLADTDGQFQLVGHLAKANPQWKLLGQDRPALAVFSGPHSYISSSWYDHVNVPTWNYLSVHITGRTSMLSDDETLDFLRQQVDRYEAHSRHPVSVESMTADYVRKQMRGVVAFKMTIDTMQGAAKLSQNRDDKNYQSIISELRQTGNADAEKMANEMATRRPTIDK, encoded by the coding sequence ATGTATATACCACACGCCTTTCAGGAAACCGACCGCCCTACACTGTTGCAGTTCATCCGCGATAACTCCTTTGCGTTGCTTGTTACGACGGGCCACGATGGTATTCCGGTAGCCACACATCTGCCCATTGAACTTCTGGCTGATACCGATGGCCAATTTCAATTAGTTGGCCACCTGGCCAAAGCCAATCCGCAATGGAAACTATTGGGACAGGATAGACCTGCACTGGCCGTATTTTCGGGGCCGCATAGCTACATTTCCTCTTCGTGGTACGATCATGTTAATGTACCCACCTGGAATTATCTGTCGGTGCATATTACTGGGCGAACGAGCATGCTAAGCGACGATGAAACCCTTGATTTTCTGCGCCAGCAGGTAGATCGCTATGAGGCTCATTCAAGGCATCCGGTATCCGTTGAAAGTATGACCGCAGACTACGTTCGGAAACAAATGCGTGGCGTAGTCGCTTTCAAAATGACCATTGATACGATGCAGGGAGCGGCTAAGCTCAGCCAAAATCGAGACGACAAAAACTACCAGTCCATTATCTCCGAACTACGTCAGACGGGTAATGCTGATGCAGAAAAAATGGCCAACGAAATGGCTACCCGACGACCAACGATTGACAAGTAA
- a CDS encoding OsmC family protein yields the protein MAKQHTYALTTRWTGNKGEGTTNYRSYDRDHVVSAENKPDIPASSDPSFRGNKSRYNPEELLVASLASCHMLWYLHLCAEAGVVVVDYTDQATGTMIETPDGGGHFSEVTLSPVVLVTDEAMIAKANELHHQANKLCFIANSCNFPVYHKPICRVAEK from the coding sequence ATGGCAAAGCAACACACGTACGCATTAACCACTCGATGGACCGGAAATAAAGGAGAAGGGACTACCAATTACCGTTCATACGACAGAGATCATGTCGTTTCGGCCGAAAACAAACCTGACATTCCTGCGTCATCGGACCCGTCGTTTCGGGGCAATAAAAGCCGATACAATCCGGAAGAATTGCTTGTTGCCTCCCTGGCAAGCTGCCATATGCTCTGGTACCTGCATTTGTGTGCCGAAGCAGGCGTTGTTGTTGTCGATTATACGGATCAGGCAACAGGAACAATGATAGAGACGCCAGACGGTGGCGGCCATTTCAGTGAAGTAACGCTTTCGCCGGTCGTACTTGTCACCGACGAAGCGATGATTGCCAAAGCGAACGAATTGCATCATCAGGCTAACAAATTATGCTTTATTGCCAATTCCTGTAATTTCCCGGTTTATCATAAACCCATCTGTAGAGTCGCAGAAAAATAG
- a CDS encoding LytR/AlgR family response regulator transcription factor: MKQSLLQPGDMLKMHAHKTGKISRPIADLMFLQATGNYSWLHWKDGQRMLLPRTLKYYEPQLPKEWFIRTHRNCIINLQYIAYLGPVQPDNTGLVYLHSGDVLPVSRRRWVAMQKIYRNLSANDNGSTTGTASISLDSLLPDYLPGDQ; this comes from the coding sequence ATGAAACAATCGCTCCTACAACCCGGAGACATGCTCAAAATGCACGCCCATAAAACGGGCAAAATTAGCCGCCCGATAGCTGATCTGATGTTTTTACAGGCCACCGGTAACTATAGCTGGCTTCACTGGAAAGATGGGCAACGGATGCTGCTTCCCCGCACCTTAAAATACTATGAACCCCAGTTGCCTAAAGAGTGGTTTATACGGACTCATCGAAACTGCATCATCAACCTCCAGTACATAGCCTATCTGGGGCCTGTGCAGCCGGATAATACCGGTCTGGTTTACCTGCATTCGGGCGATGTGCTGCCGGTGTCGCGTCGTCGGTGGGTGGCCATGCAAAAAATTTATCGGAACCTGTCTGCCAACGATAATGGCTCGACGACCGGAACGGCTAGTATTTCCCTCGATTCGCTCCTTCCGGATTATCTACCAGGCGATCAATAA
- a CDS encoding RNA polymerase sigma factor — MKKTRSADNQIIDTFQTSYSDNSFEILYNQYAHKVYRTCLAMTNDSADAQDYTQDIFIKVFDKLNSFQNRSSFSTWLYAISYHYCLDRLRLNKQLKTEPLPYDLSDTLSDEELIDGIPGIRLKEVVERRIQAQELALMKLPDEELTLLRLKYEQGLSIRDLSEYYKLSESAVKMRLKRTRDKLQAIQTSIDC, encoded by the coding sequence ATGAAAAAAACACGTTCAGCCGACAACCAGATAATCGATACGTTTCAGACCAGTTATTCAGACAACAGCTTTGAGATACTCTATAACCAATATGCCCATAAAGTGTATCGGACGTGCCTGGCCATGACTAATGATTCCGCCGACGCTCAGGACTATACCCAGGACATCTTCATCAAGGTATTTGACAAGTTGAACTCCTTCCAGAATCGCTCCTCATTTTCTACCTGGCTGTATGCCATTTCATACCATTATTGTCTGGATCGGCTTCGGTTAAACAAGCAGCTTAAAACCGAGCCATTGCCCTATGATTTATCGGATACGCTATCTGACGAGGAACTGATTGATGGCATACCAGGTATACGCCTGAAGGAGGTGGTAGAACGGCGGATACAAGCTCAGGAGCTGGCCCTTATGAAACTACCGGACGAGGAGCTAACCCTACTTCGACTAAAGTATGAACAGGGCTTATCAATTCGAGACCTTAGCGAATACTACAAGTTGTCGGAAAGTGCGGTAAAGATGCGTCTGAAGCGAACACGTGATAAACTACAGGCAATACAGACTAGTATAGATTGCTAA
- a CDS encoding ATP-binding protein: MRVLYFLFLLLPGVLLAQPNGWQELTISDGLSQGMIFDLKQDQKGFIWVATKDGLNRFDGYNFNVFTHDPYNKYSLSDNNCSTMLVDSRGRLWVGTLNQGLNLFDTRTQRFYHLDIRDQASSNAGNYAINYLFEDPQGAIWVIAEETKLIKISLATSLKNSFPNHANFADQVQLTQIPIDKKKTGGIGHISFRPDGQAVLVGNTGLLSFNWQYPQKGSTFTLFTDEFRGAYTVYTNINQDALFGLKDNKILYRQHGRLKTIYLPKNEDAVIREINPKKMSIAQGGLLWLISPDDLMVQDSLTARNAFTALPGNLYAITTLLEDKTGNIWLGTSGYGLRKFNPKIKQFHSLLPDKTLSYLYADRKGRVYVRHEFAYEQLDRANNRTQSFLPDGLPPVDKRQRYMMQDRQGTFWVSNTNFQTHEMYLFKFSADWQLLKKYPLPPNTSFGFYNNQTVEDKFGKLWIGAINGKLLQFDPQTEKFQIFSYQSLLPQKGAEIETYTIYFDQDGTLWIGTQQGLIRADHPQTRPVFSLFKNSQTNRQSLSNDFVLSLLNDPNQPARYLWVGTKGSGLDRLDKQTGYFDHITEKQGLPNKVVYGILADEFRNLWLSTNRGLAQFNPKTKTFRNFTKADGLQDDEFNTGSFFKSQSGELMFGGIHGLTTFRAADLVRASGPASRAHLIGLKVNNETVDVGSSDGILTEGIEYKQQLNLSHTQNLITFEFGLMDFANSAKNQYRYRLNGIDRDWVSAGTNRFANYAQLPPGNYTFRMMGSVDGEVWSKPVELQVRIHPPFYQTWWAYLLYAIIIAVVGWQLYRVQTQRLLLEQQVVFEKKEANRLAELDSLKTEFFTNISHEFRTPLTLILGPLDNLKKQFPHHPELTLMERNGHRLMTLINQLLDLGKLEAGELKPELEPGDMAAFFRMIAGSFNSLAESRGIAFSFDQNQTTWWARFDRDKLEKIVTNLLSNAFKFTPAGNNVSMNLHYPDEGAGNQLLITIQDTGIGIPPEHVPNIFNRFYQVDGKLNRTYEGTGIGLALVNELVRVLNGTIDVVSAEGLGTTFTVALPLMTIDRMPASWTELSLSAPIASVSVPAETENLDPSAPGTANILLIIDDNEDIRSYVRSIFEQDYQIIEAIDGQDGLEKATTALPDMVICDLMMPRLDGFGFCEALKMQPATSHIPVIMLTAKATVEDRIAGFELGADDYLTKPFNRSEIQVRVRNLIEQRERLYQWFSMSQPTPDSQINIPAPLTAEQQFIDRMTALVIPHIDNTGFTVEELAEAANLSRVQLHRKLKALTNKPATSFIRDIRLARAAELLTEGQQNVTQVAYSVGFDNLSYFAKVFQERYGVLPSQYGKPTSTLG, translated from the coding sequence ATGCGGGTCCTCTACTTTCTGTTTTTACTTCTTCCTGGTGTACTCCTTGCCCAGCCCAACGGCTGGCAGGAATTAACTATTTCCGATGGTCTGTCGCAGGGGATGATTTTCGATCTAAAACAGGATCAGAAGGGATTTATCTGGGTAGCTACCAAAGATGGACTAAACCGCTTCGATGGGTATAATTTCAACGTATTTACTCATGATCCATATAACAAATACAGCCTTTCGGATAACAACTGCTCAACGATGCTGGTCGATAGCCGGGGGAGGCTGTGGGTGGGTACCCTCAATCAGGGACTGAATCTGTTCGATACGCGTACCCAGCGGTTTTATCATCTCGATATTCGTGATCAGGCGTCTTCCAATGCAGGAAATTATGCCATTAACTATCTGTTCGAGGATCCACAGGGGGCTATCTGGGTGATTGCGGAGGAGACTAAATTGATTAAAATCAGTTTAGCTACTTCGCTTAAAAACAGCTTTCCCAATCACGCTAATTTTGCTGATCAGGTTCAACTCACACAGATTCCGATCGATAAGAAGAAGACGGGTGGCATTGGGCACATTAGTTTCCGTCCCGATGGTCAGGCTGTGTTGGTAGGCAATACCGGTTTACTGTCATTTAACTGGCAATACCCTCAGAAAGGAAGTACGTTCACTCTTTTTACGGATGAATTCCGGGGGGCTTATACCGTATACACCAATATAAATCAGGATGCGTTGTTTGGCCTTAAAGACAATAAAATCCTCTATCGTCAGCATGGCAGGCTGAAAACTATTTATCTGCCGAAAAATGAGGATGCCGTCATTAGAGAGATCAATCCGAAAAAAATGTCTATTGCTCAGGGTGGGCTCTTGTGGTTGATCTCGCCTGATGATCTCATGGTACAGGACAGCCTGACGGCACGCAATGCGTTTACCGCCCTGCCCGGCAATCTCTATGCCATTACTACGCTGCTCGAAGATAAGACGGGCAATATCTGGCTGGGTACAAGTGGCTATGGTCTTCGAAAATTCAACCCCAAAATCAAACAGTTTCATTCGTTACTGCCTGATAAAACCCTTTCTTATCTGTATGCCGACCGGAAGGGCCGGGTTTATGTACGGCATGAGTTTGCGTATGAACAACTTGATCGGGCTAATAACCGGACACAGTCTTTCCTGCCTGATGGATTGCCGCCCGTTGATAAACGGCAGCGTTATATGATGCAGGATCGTCAAGGAACGTTCTGGGTATCGAACACGAACTTCCAGACGCACGAAATGTATCTGTTTAAGTTTAGTGCCGATTGGCAACTCCTCAAAAAATATCCTCTGCCCCCCAATACGTCGTTTGGTTTCTACAATAACCAGACGGTTGAAGACAAATTCGGTAAGCTTTGGATTGGAGCCATCAATGGCAAGCTTCTTCAATTCGATCCCCAGACAGAAAAATTTCAGATTTTCTCGTATCAATCCCTGTTACCGCAGAAAGGAGCCGAAATAGAAACCTATACGATCTACTTCGATCAGGACGGTACGCTCTGGATCGGTACCCAACAGGGGTTGATACGGGCCGATCACCCACAGACCAGGCCGGTTTTTTCACTCTTTAAAAATAGCCAGACGAACCGTCAGAGTTTGAGCAACGATTTTGTGTTGAGCCTGCTCAATGACCCAAACCAGCCCGCCCGCTACCTATGGGTAGGTACCAAAGGCAGCGGGCTGGATCGTCTGGATAAACAGACGGGCTACTTTGACCATATCACTGAAAAACAGGGATTGCCCAATAAAGTAGTGTATGGAATACTGGCAGATGAGTTCAGGAACCTCTGGCTAAGTACTAACCGGGGCTTAGCACAGTTCAACCCCAAAACTAAAACGTTTCGCAACTTCACCAAAGCCGACGGCTTACAGGACGATGAGTTCAATACGGGCTCCTTTTTCAAAAGCCAATCGGGCGAGTTGATGTTCGGGGGCATACATGGGCTAACGACCTTTCGGGCAGCCGACTTGGTTCGGGCCAGTGGCCCGGCTTCACGAGCACATTTGATTGGTTTGAAAGTCAACAATGAAACCGTTGACGTGGGCAGCTCCGATGGGATACTGACCGAAGGAATCGAGTACAAGCAACAGCTCAATCTGTCGCATACCCAGAACCTGATCACGTTCGAATTCGGGCTGATGGACTTTGCGAACTCAGCCAAAAATCAATACCGCTACCGGCTCAATGGGATTGACCGGGATTGGGTATCGGCGGGTACCAACCGCTTTGCCAACTATGCTCAATTACCACCGGGCAACTACACTTTTCGGATGATGGGTTCGGTTGATGGCGAAGTCTGGAGCAAACCTGTCGAACTCCAGGTACGAATTCATCCGCCATTTTATCAAACCTGGTGGGCTTATTTGCTCTATGCGATAATTATTGCAGTGGTGGGCTGGCAGCTCTACCGGGTTCAGACCCAGCGACTATTGCTCGAGCAACAGGTTGTTTTTGAGAAAAAGGAAGCGAATCGGTTAGCAGAACTGGATAGTCTGAAAACCGAGTTTTTTACCAATATCTCTCACGAATTCCGTACCCCCCTAACCCTGATTCTAGGGCCACTGGACAACCTGAAAAAACAATTTCCTCATCATCCTGAACTGACGCTGATGGAGCGAAACGGCCATCGGCTGATGACACTGATCAATCAATTGCTCGATCTGGGGAAACTGGAAGCGGGTGAGTTAAAGCCCGAATTGGAACCGGGCGATATGGCTGCTTTTTTTCGAATGATAGCCGGTTCATTCAACTCCTTAGCCGAAAGCCGTGGAATCGCGTTTTCATTCGATCAAAATCAAACGACGTGGTGGGCTCGTTTTGACCGGGATAAACTGGAAAAAATAGTGACGAACCTGCTCTCCAACGCCTTTAAATTTACTCCGGCGGGCAACAACGTCAGCATGAACCTGCATTATCCCGACGAAGGGGCTGGGAATCAATTGCTAATAACGATTCAGGATACCGGCATTGGCATTCCACCCGAACATGTGCCTAATATTTTCAACCGATTTTATCAGGTCGATGGCAAGCTAAATCGTACGTACGAAGGCACTGGTATAGGGCTGGCACTGGTCAATGAACTGGTCAGGGTGCTGAATGGCACGATCGACGTTGTCAGCGCCGAAGGTCTTGGCACCACATTTACGGTTGCACTGCCGCTGATGACGATCGATAGAATGCCGGCATCCTGGACTGAACTCTCCTTGTCTGCTCCTATTGCATCCGTATCAGTACCAGCGGAAACGGAGAATCTGGACCCCTCCGCGCCTGGAACCGCTAACATTCTGCTGATCATAGACGATAACGAGGACATCCGGTCGTATGTACGTAGTATTTTTGAGCAGGATTATCAGATCATTGAAGCCATTGATGGACAGGACGGCCTCGAAAAAGCGACTACTGCACTGCCCGACATGGTTATCTGCGACCTCATGATGCCCCGGCTCGATGGATTTGGGTTCTGCGAGGCACTGAAAATGCAGCCAGCCACCAGTCATATTCCTGTGATCATGCTGACGGCCAAAGCTACTGTCGAAGACCGAATCGCAGGCTTTGAACTAGGCGCCGATGACTACCTGACCAAACCTTTCAACCGGTCTGAAATTCAGGTCAGGGTACGCAATCTGATCGAGCAGCGCGAACGCCTGTACCAGTGGTTTTCTATGAGCCAGCCCACTCCGGATAGCCAGATAAACATTCCGGCTCCATTAACGGCTGAACAGCAGTTTATCGACCGGATGACGGCGCTTGTTATTCCGCACATAGATAATACCGGATTTACCGTTGAGGAACTGGCCGAAGCCGCCAACCTAAGCAGGGTGCAACTTCACCGTAAGCTCAAAGCGTTAACCAACAAACCTGCTACCTCCTTTATCCGGGATATCCGGCTTGCCAGGGCCGCCGAACTACTGACCGAAGGCCAACAGAACGTAACCCAGGTGGCTTATTCGGTTGGTTTTGACAACCTGTCTTACTTTGCCAAAGTGTTTCAGGAGCGTTATGGCGTCTTGCCTTCGCAGTATGGAAAGCCCACGTCAACGTTGGGTTAA